From the genome of Candidatus Electrothrix communis, one region includes:
- a CDS encoding BatD family protein: MQAWLLSTLLACFLSALVATATAAGDIQVTAELEPARFAEDQAARFVLTVTGARSAEPDMPTAEGLHFVYQGPSSQVSWVNGTVSASISYIFLVQAEKTGTHTIGPVNVTVKGKAYSSEPVQCTVLPVQNTRSQARGNPSGAGGVAGISPDAGEGKDFGFMRIMLETERMYSGQVVPFTLKAYFRSGKRVTLKSAPRLSGEDFLLQSLDEEPRQQQERLNGTVYTSLTWQGTLSAVKEGEVPLTVEMDAEVLVRSRGRLRGNPFGSSLLDDPFFSDILSNYSRRDIKITSQEKKISVLDLPTEKRPDDFSGAIGTFSLAVAASPLDGKVGDPITLKMQLNGSGNFSLVKAPILTENKGWKVYPASGTVKELGSGKGEKTFEQALIPIEQRLTAVPPVRFSYFDPKAEEYVTLTSDPVSLSLQPAGEQTISPAGIPATPAKPVPQAGQQGDKKDASRKSPDSHPALHLAPLKPELGQLAPALRPLYQKLWFQFLMAAALFCLLAALVRYIRQRRLARDPSILRRKEVAGRLAEHYEGMHKALAIQDHEVFHQHCRAAIQERTGEVWGLAPETVTLADLEQRLPDEAPLRTVFTCLEQSGYAGEQLAQDDLEEILQTTRNELDKLA; this comes from the coding sequence ATGCAGGCCTGGTTGCTGTCGACTCTGCTCGCTTGCTTTTTGTCTGCACTCGTTGCGACTGCGACTGCGGCAGGGGATATTCAGGTTACGGCAGAACTGGAACCTGCGAGATTCGCTGAGGATCAGGCCGCCCGATTTGTTCTTACCGTGACCGGGGCGAGATCAGCAGAGCCGGACATGCCCACTGCCGAAGGACTGCATTTTGTTTATCAAGGGCCGAGTAGTCAGGTCTCTTGGGTAAATGGCACGGTATCGGCTTCGATCTCGTATATTTTTTTGGTACAGGCTGAAAAAACGGGTACTCACACCATAGGGCCAGTCAACGTCACTGTTAAGGGCAAGGCCTATAGCAGCGAACCTGTGCAGTGTACGGTGCTGCCTGTGCAGAATACCCGCAGTCAGGCGAGAGGGAATCCTTCAGGGGCAGGTGGTGTGGCGGGTATCAGTCCTGATGCCGGTGAGGGAAAGGATTTCGGTTTTATGCGAATCATGCTGGAAACCGAGCGCATGTATTCGGGACAGGTGGTTCCCTTTACTCTGAAAGCTTATTTTCGATCAGGAAAACGGGTTACCCTCAAGTCAGCACCTCGGTTGAGCGGAGAAGATTTTCTGCTCCAATCTCTGGATGAGGAGCCCCGGCAGCAACAGGAACGGTTGAACGGCACTGTGTATACCTCCTTAACCTGGCAGGGAACCCTGTCAGCGGTCAAGGAAGGAGAGGTGCCGTTAACCGTGGAAATGGATGCGGAGGTGCTGGTTCGTTCAAGAGGTCGTCTCCGGGGAAATCCCTTTGGTTCTTCCCTGCTGGATGACCCTTTTTTTTCTGATATCCTAAGCAACTATTCGCGACGTGATATCAAGATTACCAGCCAGGAAAAAAAGATCAGCGTACTGGATCTACCAACAGAGAAGCGGCCTGATGATTTTAGCGGAGCCATTGGCACCTTCAGTCTGGCTGTAGCCGCCTCGCCGCTGGACGGGAAGGTCGGTGATCCTATAACCCTGAAGATGCAGCTTAACGGCAGCGGAAATTTTTCTCTGGTTAAAGCTCCGATCCTGACGGAAAACAAAGGGTGGAAGGTTTATCCGGCCTCGGGAACAGTGAAGGAGCTGGGCAGTGGCAAAGGTGAGAAGACCTTTGAGCAGGCCCTTATCCCCATTGAACAGAGGCTGACTGCCGTGCCTCCAGTTCGATTTTCTTATTTTGATCCCAAGGCCGAGGAATATGTGACGCTGACCAGTGACCCCGTTTCTCTGAGCTTGCAGCCAGCAGGTGAACAGACAATATCTCCTGCAGGAATTCCGGCAACTCCGGCAAAACCGGTGCCACAGGCAGGCCAGCAGGGAGATAAAAAAGACGCTTCCCGAAAGAGTCCAGACTCTCATCCTGCCCTGCACCTTGCTCCGTTGAAACCTGAATTGGGACAACTGGCTCCCGCTCTTCGGCCCTTGTATCAGAAGCTTTGGTTTCAGTTTCTTATGGCCGCTGCGTTGTTCTGCCTGCTTGCGGCCTTGGTGCGCTACATTAGGCAGAGAAGATTGGCAAGGGATCCGAGCATCCTGCGGCGCAAAGAGGTAGCGGGACGCTTAGCTGAGCATTATGAGGGAATGCACAAGGCTCTGGCGATTCAGGACCATGAGGTCTTCCATCAGCATTGCCGGGCCGCGATTCAGGAACGGACAGGTGAGGTATGGGGGCTTGCTCCGGAGACTGTCACCTTAGCAGACCTGGAACAACGGTTACCGGACGAGGCGCCGCTGCGGACAGTTTTTACCTGTCTGGAACAAAGCGGATATGCCGGTGAGCAGCTGGCACAGGATGATTTAGAGGAGATTTTGCAAACCACGAGAAACGAATTGGATAAGCTGGCATGA
- a CDS encoding YkgJ family cysteine cluster protein yields MTRKNLHYHNDFPYFFKSDACTTCGGKCCRGRQGYIWLSMEELQGMADARGMSPDTFAQQHVRQVNGQLSLKERIMNNEHLCCFLDPIDHRCTIYNYRPEQCRTFPFWEEFKEDNDSLLLACPGVSLL; encoded by the coding sequence ATGACCCGCAAGAATCTCCATTACCATAATGACTTTCCCTATTTTTTCAAGAGCGATGCCTGTACAACATGCGGAGGAAAATGCTGCCGAGGCCGTCAAGGGTATATTTGGCTGAGCATGGAGGAACTGCAAGGAATGGCTGATGCAAGAGGAATGTCGCCGGACACCTTTGCCCAACAACACGTTCGGCAGGTCAATGGGCAGTTATCTCTTAAAGAACGAATTATGAACAACGAGCATCTCTGCTGTTTTCTCGATCCTATTGACCATCGCTGCACGATCTATAATTATCGCCCTGAGCAATGCAGGACCTTTCCTTTTTGGGAGGAATTTAAAGAGGACAATGACAGCCTTCTTCTGGCCTGCCCAGGTGTTTCCTTACTCTGA
- a CDS encoding VWA domain-containing protein: MSLMPTFADSLWLLIGVITCLAVLLFILLNSLRRKKELEKFAAPKLLTGLTGNVSSSRRHLKNILFVLGIAFLFLALARPQYGERWIEVRRKGIDILIGVDVSKSMLVQDIKPSRLGRAKLAIRDFTAQLEGDRVGLLPFAGTAFLMCPLTTDYEAFNASLDTLDVSSIPKGGTDIGMAIKQGGEVLSNEANHKIFVLVTDGEDLSEDALKAAEEAKEQNMTVYTIGVGTPQGELIPMLEGQVGRFIKDKQGKFITSKLDEQTLTTVAEITGGLYVPLGTMGQGFDTIYERKLALVPPEEHGQRRRKIPIERFPWPLGVAVLLLSLDFLFTGRRSGWALRRPFVKTAGRRKKRAVLSVFVLVIGAVAGFVQPQARASEGEELFKAGDYAGAEAYYHKALEEDNASATLHFNLGGSLYRQQKYDKAAAAFTQALGTDDLSLQARSYYNRGNSQFFLGASAAAKDKEQAQKQWSAAEKSFEAALKLDPEDKAAGHNLEMVKKKLKQLKEEMQQSEKQCNNPQDGKDGEQKKDGEQDKQGKQNEKQQEQKQDGEKQQPSHQQEGQEKEQDKKDQQGQQEKQEDQSGSAEEKESGADQEQAKDKAVPEPEKKEEAPTAEDIQKAAAAQEEPQDKEEEQQMSAEDMERRMMGKMTEQEAKNLLNSLKGEQGELNFIPQGIGAEESVDKDW; this comes from the coding sequence ATGTCTCTGATGCCAACCTTTGCTGATTCTCTTTGGCTGCTGATCGGCGTAATTACCTGCCTCGCAGTCCTGCTGTTCATTCTTCTTAATAGCCTGCGCAGAAAAAAGGAGCTGGAAAAATTTGCTGCTCCAAAACTCTTAACCGGATTGACCGGTAATGTATCGAGTTCTCGGAGGCATCTGAAAAACATTCTCTTTGTTCTGGGAATAGCTTTTCTTTTTCTTGCCTTGGCCAGACCTCAATACGGTGAGCGCTGGATTGAAGTCCGGCGTAAGGGGATTGATATCCTTATCGGGGTGGATGTGTCTAAGTCCATGCTTGTTCAGGATATCAAACCGAGCCGATTAGGACGGGCAAAATTAGCTATCCGGGATTTTACGGCTCAATTGGAAGGCGACCGGGTGGGCTTGCTGCCTTTCGCCGGAACAGCTTTCCTCATGTGCCCGCTGACCACGGATTATGAGGCCTTTAACGCCTCTCTTGACACTTTGGATGTGAGCAGTATTCCCAAAGGGGGAACAGATATTGGCATGGCGATCAAGCAGGGGGGCGAAGTCTTGTCCAATGAGGCCAATCATAAGATTTTTGTTTTGGTCACCGATGGTGAAGACCTGAGTGAAGATGCTTTGAAAGCCGCCGAGGAAGCCAAAGAGCAGAATATGACCGTATACACCATCGGAGTTGGGACACCTCAAGGCGAGTTGATACCGATGTTGGAAGGGCAGGTCGGTCGATTTATAAAAGATAAGCAGGGGAAATTTATTACCTCCAAATTGGATGAACAAACCCTCACCACAGTTGCCGAGATCACTGGTGGTCTGTATGTCCCGCTGGGCACTATGGGGCAGGGCTTTGATACTATCTATGAACGAAAATTGGCCTTGGTTCCCCCAGAGGAGCACGGGCAGCGGAGGCGGAAGATTCCCATAGAACGTTTTCCCTGGCCGCTGGGAGTTGCAGTGCTCCTGCTGAGTTTAGATTTTCTCTTCACCGGGCGGCGGAGTGGTTGGGCCTTACGGCGGCCTTTTGTCAAAACCGCAGGTAGACGAAAGAAGCGAGCTGTCTTATCAGTATTCGTGCTGGTAATCGGTGCAGTTGCCGGGTTCGTCCAGCCGCAGGCTCGGGCCTCTGAAGGAGAAGAGCTTTTCAAAGCCGGTGATTATGCCGGGGCAGAGGCTTATTATCATAAGGCCCTGGAAGAGGATAATGCCAGTGCTACCCTGCATTTTAATTTGGGGGGCAGCCTGTATCGTCAGCAAAAATATGACAAGGCCGCAGCCGCCTTTACTCAGGCCTTGGGCACGGATGATCTTTCCCTTCAGGCTCGGAGTTATTATAATCGTGGAAACAGTCAGTTCTTTCTGGGCGCCTCAGCTGCTGCAAAAGATAAGGAGCAGGCTCAGAAGCAGTGGAGCGCTGCCGAGAAATCCTTTGAAGCTGCCTTGAAGCTGGATCCGGAGGACAAGGCGGCTGGTCATAACCTGGAGATGGTTAAAAAGAAGCTGAAGCAACTGAAAGAAGAGATGCAACAATCCGAGAAGCAGTGCAATAATCCTCAAGACGGAAAAGACGGCGAGCAAAAAAAGGACGGGGAGCAGGATAAGCAGGGCAAACAGAACGAAAAGCAGCAGGAGCAGAAGCAGGACGGAGAAAAACAGCAACCTTCGCATCAGCAGGAAGGGCAGGAAAAAGAACAAGATAAAAAGGATCAGCAGGGGCAACAAGAAAAACAGGAAGACCAGAGCGGCTCAGCAGAAGAAAAAGAATCCGGTGCTGATCAGGAGCAAGCAAAGGACAAGGCTGTGCCGGAACCGGAGAAGAAAGAGGAAGCGCCCACAGCGGAAGATATTCAGAAAGCAGCAGCTGCCCAAGAAGAACCGCAGGACAAGGAAGAGGAACAGCAGATGAGTGCTGAGGATATGGAGCGGAGAATGATGGGTAAAATGACCGAGCAAGAGGCGAAAAATCTGCTCAACAGTCTGAAAGGGGAACAGGGCGAGTTGAATTTTATCCCGCAAGGAATAGGTGCTGAAGAATCAGTGGATAAAGATTGGTGA
- a CDS encoding thioredoxin domain-containing protein, whose amino-acid sequence MKNTSKSLLLIITIASAILIGNIRIAEAVTTSKWYTKASSFEKIEKAAQKKDKPYILFFYTDWCGYCKKMNKKYLTNAKIRQILSKHYRIKINPDNGEEEKALANEKGVNGYPDFRIVHPDGRTIKIHPFRDGGSLKVKAFIRDLKAALKG is encoded by the coding sequence ATGAAAAATACAAGCAAATCCCTCCTGCTAATTATAACCATCGCCAGTGCAATCTTGATCGGCAATATCCGCATCGCAGAGGCAGTCACAACCAGCAAATGGTACACCAAGGCCTCCAGCTTTGAAAAAATAGAGAAGGCAGCACAGAAAAAGGATAAACCCTACATCCTCTTCTTCTATACAGACTGGTGCGGATACTGCAAAAAGATGAACAAGAAGTATCTCACTAATGCCAAAATAAGACAGATCTTATCCAAACATTACAGGATTAAAATTAACCCTGATAACGGCGAAGAAGAAAAAGCCTTGGCCAATGAAAAGGGCGTCAATGGGTATCCTGATTTCAGGATAGTCCACCCTGACGGTCGTACGATTAAAATCCACCCTTTCCGGGACGGCGGATCATTGAAGGTCAAAGCATTTATTAGGGATTTGAAAGCGGCTCTCAAAGGATGA
- a CDS encoding TIGR03013 family PEP-CTERM/XrtA system glycosyltransferase yields the protein MSGDVLIALGIFLFAHNFLPYPLCTSGGLVLIVAALLMITYMFGRYQTATHLKALCYSVFLILISVSLYMICSVVKAEEHTSLPYNCLILFFFTQTWWHCLVHKLYKSVLLKQKIIVLGTGPIAEKVARMIQADSDHYSLLGFIGTPKDYVTISKDKIIGEIEDIVKIATARLDKAPQKADSIVLALTEKRGNPFMDQLISCKLNGIRIIEYPSFCEMMTGKIPIEDINPSWLVHSNGFLITPLLRSVKRFLDIIAASLLLVIVSPFILPIILVIKCASPGPSLYMQERVGLHGATFTIYKFRSMNVDAEKDTGPIMNSSIDDDRIFSFGAFMRKTRIDELPQLINVLKGDMSFIGPRPERPSFVRQINEITRFYNERHAVKPGITGWAQVMFRYGSNIGDSIEKLRYDLYYINNMSLVLDLTIVLETIKVVLFRKGSM from the coding sequence ATGAGCGGAGATGTCCTCATTGCTCTTGGCATCTTTTTGTTTGCACATAATTTTTTGCCATACCCATTATGTACATCAGGGGGGCTGGTCCTCATTGTAGCTGCACTCCTGATGATAACGTATATGTTTGGACGATATCAAACTGCCACCCATCTTAAAGCTCTATGCTATTCTGTTTTTCTTATCCTCATATCTGTGTCTTTATACATGATCTGTTCCGTAGTTAAAGCTGAAGAACACACCAGCCTACCTTATAACTGCCTGATATTATTCTTTTTCACGCAAACCTGGTGGCACTGCCTAGTTCATAAGCTGTACAAATCTGTCCTGTTAAAACAGAAAATCATTGTTCTTGGCACCGGCCCCATCGCCGAAAAAGTAGCCAGAATGATACAGGCAGACTCTGATCATTACTCTCTGCTAGGTTTTATAGGTACCCCTAAAGACTACGTCACTATTTCGAAAGATAAGATTATTGGCGAAATCGAAGATATCGTGAAAATAGCAACAGCAAGGCTGGATAAGGCTCCCCAAAAGGCTGACTCTATTGTTCTTGCTTTGACCGAAAAAAGAGGGAATCCATTTATGGATCAACTGATTTCCTGCAAGCTTAACGGCATAAGAATTATTGAGTACCCTTCATTCTGCGAGATGATGACGGGGAAAATTCCGATTGAGGATATTAACCCCAGCTGGCTCGTTCACAGTAATGGTTTTCTTATAACTCCTTTGCTTCGGAGTGTTAAGCGGTTTTTAGATATTATTGCAGCCAGTTTATTGCTGGTTATTGTTTCTCCATTTATTCTACCGATTATTCTAGTTATTAAATGCGCATCCCCTGGCCCCTCTCTTTATATGCAGGAGAGGGTGGGGCTGCATGGAGCCACTTTTACCATCTATAAGTTTCGTTCCATGAATGTGGATGCTGAAAAGGATACAGGTCCTATTATGAATTCATCTATTGATGATGATAGAATATTTTCATTTGGTGCATTCATGAGAAAGACGAGAATTGATGAACTTCCGCAACTGATAAATGTTCTCAAAGGTGATATGAGCTTTATAGGACCTCGGCCGGAACGCCCTTCTTTTGTACGGCAAATAAATGAAATAACAAGATTTTATAATGAGCGCCATGCGGTAAAGCCTGGGATTACCGGCTGGGCTCAAGTAATGTTTCGCTATGGCTCGAACATTGGGGATTCTATCGAAAAATTACGTTATGATTTGTATTATATCAACAACATGTCCCTTGTACTTGATCTGACAATTGTGCTTGAAACCATCAAGGTCGTACTCTTTAGAAAAGGCAGCATGTAA
- a CDS encoding tetratricopeptide repeat protein has product MKRNVFSLDCMDCMRMLKTSMLPLMLCLLVSSWAVVAAGADEKSAAVSLFEQANILHTQGEFQQAAEQYSSIISTYGVSAPLLYNLANSYAAVGQVGLAVLNYERALRLAPGDADIQGNVAQVRKDAGLYRDDQPLHRRLAEMLGVDQWLMIAGCAFLCLGLSALLATTGLVGQGGKSLYWLMIGSLAVVLLALPPAVFRYQDWKIGVVLAEDAHLVISPFADAASAGDIKAGRLIRPEREHGDYVLVTAETGKAGWLNKGSFALVTE; this is encoded by the coding sequence ATGAAGCGAAATGTTTTTTCCTTAGATTGTATGGATTGTATGCGGATGTTGAAGACGAGCATGCTGCCGTTGATGTTGTGTCTACTGGTGTCTTCTTGGGCAGTGGTAGCAGCAGGGGCAGATGAAAAGAGCGCCGCTGTGTCCCTGTTTGAGCAGGCTAATATTCTTCATACCCAAGGTGAATTTCAGCAGGCTGCTGAGCAGTATTCGAGCATTATCAGCACGTACGGCGTATCTGCTCCCTTGCTCTATAATTTGGCCAATAGTTATGCTGCGGTGGGGCAGGTCGGGCTGGCAGTGCTCAACTATGAGCGGGCCCTGCGGCTGGCCCCCGGCGATGCTGATATTCAGGGGAATGTAGCGCAGGTGCGCAAGGATGCTGGCTTGTACCGTGATGATCAACCTCTGCATAGGCGCTTGGCGGAAATGCTCGGGGTAGATCAATGGCTGATGATTGCCGGTTGTGCCTTCCTTTGTTTGGGGCTCAGTGCCTTGCTGGCAACAACGGGATTAGTAGGGCAGGGGGGGAAGTCCTTGTATTGGTTGATGATAGGATCTCTGGCAGTAGTCCTTTTGGCTCTGCCCCCAGCTGTCTTTCGCTATCAGGATTGGAAGATAGGGGTGGTGTTGGCCGAGGATGCGCACTTAGTTATTTCACCCTTTGCCGATGCAGCATCAGCAGGTGATATTAAGGCGGGTAGGTTGATCCGACCGGAGAGAGAGCACGGTGACTATGTGTTGGTTACGGCTGAAACCGGGAAGGCTGGTTGGTTGAACAAGGGTAGTTTTGCCTTGGTTACGGAATAG